One Rosa chinensis cultivar Old Blush chromosome 3, RchiOBHm-V2, whole genome shotgun sequence DNA window includes the following coding sequences:
- the LOC112194236 gene encoding F-box/kelch-repeat protein At3g06240, which produces MSGVHKNIEQDVVEQILSTLPPKTLMRFKCVSKRWYALITNPRFVAKHLSISKHNNRSTPSVLLKRLVHKDNNTDSETQAVFSLLKFRNNIDGGGEAHSFLSGVEDIDIPSSLSLKTGGSSLHIIGHCNEIICLVPAVSGEVILWNPAIHEFKPLPPQPYLPNSPEIIGTLPGWPKDVPYSIHREYMDSLGFGYDPRSDDYKVVNIGYPCLERSLDGYRINFPLKTAVYTLSTDSWREMKTFSLETQSTILFPDRFQMYFKGMCYWSGLELHKEVHLFDAMEEEFIRNIIILFDMGDEVFHDMLLPGSLSDPFEVSFNMRLLVWNESIALFGLESENSPYGVSFGIWVIDEFDGPKTPWTKHICFELNEKPLAFLNSDEILMEVIKDTSGRLFSYNLSTKTLKYLPIDSVQNDSAAVVYGNYSIVSILGGNKLENKDNSTNAGFSLFEYSFPPSRSMVDNEWHSYSVWAIPPDDVSLKIKKVMQALRLEFGGPEIEPHITVVGSIRMTQENALNEFRSLQSCVTSGYKAKVNQVVTRSFYYQCVLLVIDSSFSSDDESFELCGATGACGRCFGFHNSVRPHLSLLYGNLTEEERRKAKEKISILDKSITGMSFPITRLALHKIDYKDKTLKSWEKIAEYTLLYFD; this is translated from the exons ATGTCAGGGGTTCACAAAAACATTGAACAAGACGTGGTGGAACAAATCCTATCAACTCTGCCTCCCAAAACTTTGATGCGATTCAAGTGCGTTTCTAAAAGGTGGTATGCTCTCATCACCAATCCCAGGTTCGTAGCTAAGCACTTGTCCATTTCCAAGCACAACAATCGCTCTACTCCTTCCGTCCTTTTGAAGCGTTTAGTCCATAAGGACAATAACACTGATAGTGAGACTCAAGCGGTATTCTCATTGCTCAAATTTCGCAATAATATTGATGGCGGCGGCGAAGCGCATAGCTTTCTTTCCGGGGTAGAGGACATTGACATTCCTTCTTCTTTGAGTCTAAAGACGGGAGGCTCATCACTTCATATTATAGGCCATTGTAATGAGATCATCTGTCTAGTTCCAGCTGTTTCTGGTGAGGTGATATTATGGAACCCAGCAATTCATGAATTTAAGCCTCTTCCCCCTCAGCCTTACCTTCCCAATTCCCCAGAAATAATTGGTACCCTGCCGGGTTGGCCTAAAGATGTTCCCTACAGTATACATCGTGAGTACATGGATAGTTTGGGATTTGGCTATGATCCCAGGTCTGATGACTACAAAGTTGTTAACATTGGATATCCTTGTCTAGAAAGATCTCTTGATGGATATCGTATTAATTTTCCCCTGAAAACAGCTGTATATACCTTGAGTACCGATTCTTGGAGAGAGATGAAGACTTTTTCTTTGGAAACACAATCTACTATCCTTTTCCCTGACCGCTTCCAGATGTACTTCAAGGGAATGTGTTATTGGTCTGGACTTGAGCTGCATAAGGAAGTACATTTGTTTGACGCGATGGAAGAGGAATTCATTAGGAACATTATCATTTTGTTCGATATGGGTGACGAGGTATTTCATGATATGCTGTTACCGGGTAGTCTATCTGATCCATTTGAGGTATCTTTTAATATGCGCCTTCTAGTGTGGAATGAATCCATTGCTCTTTTTGGATTGGAAAGTGAGAATTCACCGTATGGTGTATCGTTTGGAATATGGGTGATAGATGAATTTGATGGTCCTAAGACCCCTTGGACTAAACATATATGTTTCGAGCTCAATGAAAAGCCGTTGGCATTTTTGAATAGCGATGAGATTCTTATGGAGGTGATAAAGGACACAAGTGGACGTCTATTCTCATATAACCTTAGTACCAAAACTCTCAAGTATCTTCCCATTGATAGCGTGCAAAATGATTCTGCAGCTGTTGTCTATGGGAATTACAGTATAGTTTCAATCTTGGGGGGCAACAAGCTGGAGAACAAAGATAATTCTACAAAT GCCGGCTTTTCTCTCTTCGAGTACTCTTTTCCACCCAGTCGTTCAATGGTTGACAATGAATGGCACTCGTATTCAGTATGGGCCATACCACCGGATGACGTGTCTCTCAAGATAAAGAAGGTGATGCAAGCTCTTAGGTTGGAGTTTGGTGGGCCGGAGATTGAGCCCCATATCACCGTTGTGGGGTCTATTCGAATGACACAGGAGAACGCACTGAACGAGTTTAGATCTCTTCAGTCTTGTGTTACTTCTGGGTACAAAGCTAAAGTTAACCAAGTGGTTACTAGGAGTTTCTATTACCAGTGTGTTTTGCTCGTCATTGATTCCTCCTTTTCATCCGATGATGAGTcctttgag tTATGCGGAGCAACTGGAGCCTGTGGTAGATGTTTTGGTTTCCACAACA GTGTTAGACCACATTTGAGTCTGCTATATGGGAATCTGAcagaagaagagaggagaaaagcaaaagaaaaaattagtaTTCTGGATAAGAGCATTACTGGCATGAGCTTCCCCATAACTCGACTAGCACTGCACAAAATTGACTACAAAGATAAGACTCTCAAATCGTGGGAGAAGATTGCTGAGTACACCCTCCTATATTTCGATTAG